The following are encoded together in the Vigna angularis cultivar LongXiaoDou No.4 chromosome 9, ASM1680809v1, whole genome shotgun sequence genome:
- the LOC128193949 gene encoding non-specific lipid-transfer protein A-like, with amino-acid sequence MKTIFVSFFTLLIVFVFTVTATKSSKGLTCEQEKALAKQCLDYLTKKSDAPSTSYCYGMKQIIFSSPMKEEKRAACKCLKESGSQVPNLDKDKDNNLCKECKIMSNDLNYQK; translated from the coding sequence ATGAAGACTATCTTTGTATCATTCTTCACTCTGCTAATTGTGTTTGTCTTCACAGTTACTGCCACAAAGTCATCAAAGGGCTTAACTTGTGAGCAGGAAAAAGCCTTAGCGAAGCAATGCTTAGATTATCTAACCAAGAAAAGTGATGCCCCTTCAACTTCTTACTGCTATGGGATGAAACAAATCATATTTTCATCACCTATGAAGGAAGAAAAACGTGCTGCTTGTAAGTGTCTAAAGGAATCAGGCTCTCAGGTTCCTAACCTAGATAAAGACAAAGACAATAATCTTTGCAAAGAGTGCAAAATCATGTCCAATGACTTGAATTACCAAAAGTAA
- the LOC108346708 gene encoding stemmadenine O-acetyltransferase, whose translation MGEEYGIISKETVKPSSPTPIQHFKLSFLDQLAPSFHVPILLFYSASDVRTFAATDHSALSQKLKTSLSQVLTLYYPFCGRLRNSSIIECNDEGVLFIHSKLPIELSNILQNPQLHTLYELLPCPPYNLEPQQRDTFGIMAVQLSQFKCGGIALGVCFSHKIADASTAASFLNAWAATSRGHGNSNLVPPPMEEASLLFPSRNISVDMTSGMVGQEKTVTKRFIFSGSSISRLRQTIGCPSFNPSRVEAVTTLLWKSSLEAAKESLDSGEEIIVASAVSHTVNIRSRMVPSLSKHSVGNIWQYAVSSLVEVEGEVGLRDLAERTRETIGKVDGDYIKKLQSDEFVEVVQAIEEARRLAEEKGVRGYGFTSWVGFEFYEVDFGWGKPSYASTIPVPIKNLGTLMSTKDGDGIEAWLTLTTRDMARLEHNAELLNFASFDS comes from the coding sequence ATGGGTGAGGAATATGGCATTATATCGAAGGAGACAGTAAAGCCATCTTCCCCAACCCCTATTCAGCACTTCAAACTCTCTTTTCTCGACCAATTGGCTCCTTCATTCCATGTTCCCATTCTGCTCTTTTACTCTGCCTCTGATGTTAGAACCTTTGCTGCCACTGACCACAGTGCACTGTCACAAAAGTTGAAAACTTCTCTGTCACAAGTCCTCACTCTCTATTACCCATTTTGCGGAAGACTCAGAAACTCTTCAATCATTGAGTGCAACGACGAGGGTGTTCTTTTCATCCACTCTAAACTCCCCATTGAGCTCTCAAACATTCTCCAAAACCCTCAACTTCACACCCTCTATGAACTTCTCCCATGTCCTCCTTACAACCTTGAACCACAACAAAGGGATACGTTCGGGATCATGGCAGTTCAGTTGAGCCAATTCAAGTGTGGGGGCATAGCCCTTGGCGTGTGCTTCTCACACAAGATCGCTGATGCTTCCACTGCAGCATCGTTTCTCAACGCTTGGGCTGCAACATCACGTGGACACGGCAATAGCAACCTCGTTCCACCTCCAATGGAAGAGGCAAGTCTGCTTTTCCCATCGAGGAACATATCCGTTGACATGACAAGTGGCATGGTTGGCCAAGAAAAGACTGTGACAAAGAGATTCATATTTAGTGGCAGCAGTATTTCTAGATTGAGACAAACCATAGGGTGCCCCAGTTTCAATCCCTCACGCGTTGAAGCCGTGACGACGCTGCTATGGAAATCATCACTGGAAGCAGCGAAAGAAAGTTTAGATTCTGGGGAAGAAATAATTGTTGCTTCTGCGGTATCCCACACTGTGAACATTCGCAGCAGAATGGTTCCATCTTTGTCGAAGCATTCAGTTGGAAACATTTGGCAATACGCGGTGTCTTCGTTGGTGGAAGTGGAGGGGGAAGTGGGGTTGCGTGATTTGGCAGAGAGAACGAGGGAAACGATAGGAAAAGTTGATGGAGATTATATAAAGAAACTTCAGAGTGATGAGTTTGTTGAAGTAGTTCAGGCTATAGAAGAAGCAAGGAGACTGGCTGAAGAAAAGGGTGTTCGAGGTTATGGGTTTACCAGTTGGGTAGGGTTTGAGTTCTATGAAGTTGATTTTGGATGGGGAAAGCCCAGTTATGCTAGCACCATTCCTGTGCCCATAAAAAATTTGGGAACTTTGATGAGCACAAAGGATGGAGATGGCATAGAGGCATGGCTTACCTTGACCACACGTGACATGGCTCGGCTTGAACACAATGCAGAACTTCTGAACTTTGCGTCGTTTGATTCTTAA
- the LOC108346709 gene encoding classical arabinogalactan protein 4, with protein MTGEGSECRDKGKGSIIRGAFSYPALHPPPTLIVHPPPTSVVHPPPTPAADILPPPVIITLTPPPVIITLTAFPDPTFIPSSSCIPPSETATPSANSDSAGDGDGVDPPLHDQPWIEPYGKG; from the exons ATGACAGGAGAAGGCTCAGAATGTCGtgataaaggaaagggg TCCATCATCCGTGGGGCCTTCTCCTACCCTGCTTTACACCCTCCTCCTACCCTTATAGTACACCCTCCTCCTACCTCTGTAGTACACCCTCCTCCTACCCCCGCAGCAGACATTCTTCCTCCTCCTGTGATCATTACCCTCACTCCTCCCCCTGTGATTATTACTCTCACTGCTTTCCCTGACCCTACTTTTATACCTTCATCATCTTGTATACCACCTTCTGAGACTGCCACACCATCTGCTAATTCAGATTCAGctggtgatggtgatggtgttgacccgcccctccatgatcaACCATGGATTGAGCCATATGGTAAAGGATAA